From the Candidatus Saccharimonadaceae bacterium ML1 genome, one window contains:
- a CDS encoding ribonucleoside triphosphate reductase encodes MYNYIKKRDGRKVKFNDRKIMSAIERAGLETGEFAESEADKLTKKVLARAEKELTEKVPGVEQVQDIVEEVLLSSRYKKTAKAYIIYRDQHKKLREITDAAHLDLMDQYLSRLDWRVNENSNMGYSLQGLNNYIASEVSKTYWLNKVYTPEIGRLHRSGDMHIHDLNLLSVYCVGWDLQDLLRSGFTGVQNKISSKPAKHFRAILGQVVNFFYTLQGEAAGAQAFSNFDTLLAPFIKYDKLSYDEVKQSLQEFVFNVNVPTRVGFQTPFTNITLDLECPSYMQGQPVVIGGELQDTNYGDHQEEMNMFNRALLEVLTEGDASGRVFTFPIPTYNITKDFNWDNPVIENLWEASAKYGIPYFSNFVNSDMSPEDARSMCCRLRIDNRQLEYRGGGLFGSNPMTGSVGVVTINLPRLALKSKDEIEFRKGLDYLMEKAKESLEVKRKTLEVLTDKNLYPYTKFYLRDIKKRFGVYWKNHFSTIGLIGMNEAALNLLGADIGSDTGREFAERTLDYMRNRLVEFQKETGNNYNLEATPAEGTTYRLARIDKADFPETAHFANGIGAAVEHPFYTNSTHLPVNYTDDLFELLDLQDELQTKYTGGTVIHFFLGERMANAKTLKGLVKKICDNYRLPYFTFSPSFSICRNHGYLLGEQAHCPKCNEPCEVYSRVVGFLRPVEQWNKGKQAEFAMREHYDKVVEVVKK; translated from the coding sequence ATGTATAACTACATCAAAAAACGCGACGGCCGAAAGGTCAAATTCAACGACCGCAAGATTATGTCGGCGATTGAACGCGCTGGACTTGAGACGGGCGAGTTTGCAGAATCCGAAGCAGACAAGCTGACGAAAAAAGTATTGGCGCGCGCCGAAAAAGAGTTAACGGAAAAAGTGCCGGGTGTCGAGCAAGTTCAAGATATTGTCGAAGAGGTTTTGCTTAGCAGCCGTTATAAAAAAACCGCCAAAGCATATATTATTTATCGCGATCAGCATAAGAAACTGCGCGAAATTACCGATGCGGCGCACCTTGACTTGATGGATCAGTACTTGTCGCGGCTTGACTGGCGTGTGAACGAAAATTCAAATATGGGGTATAGCTTGCAAGGCTTAAACAACTACATCGCGAGCGAAGTTAGCAAAACATATTGGCTTAATAAGGTTTACACACCGGAAATCGGTCGGTTGCACCGCTCGGGCGATATGCATATTCATGATTTGAATTTGTTGAGCGTGTACTGTGTGGGCTGGGATTTGCAGGATTTGCTGCGCAGCGGATTCACAGGTGTGCAAAACAAGATTTCCAGTAAACCGGCGAAACACTTTCGCGCGATTCTCGGGCAAGTTGTCAACTTTTTCTATACGCTGCAAGGCGAGGCGGCAGGCGCGCAAGCATTTAGTAACTTTGATACGCTGCTTGCGCCATTTATCAAATACGACAAGTTGTCGTACGACGAGGTGAAACAGTCGCTGCAGGAATTCGTGTTTAATGTAAACGTACCGACGCGTGTTGGTTTCCAAACGCCATTTACAAACATTACGCTTGACTTGGAATGTCCGAGCTATATGCAGGGGCAGCCTGTGGTGATCGGCGGCGAATTACAAGACACGAATTACGGCGATCACCAAGAAGAGATGAACATGTTTAACCGCGCGCTGCTTGAAGTCTTAACCGAGGGCGACGCAAGCGGGCGCGTGTTCACGTTCCCGATTCCAACCTACAATATCACGAAGGACTTTAACTGGGATAATCCAGTGATTGAGAATTTGTGGGAAGCAAGCGCAAAGTATGGCATTCCATACTTTAGCAATTTCGTCAATAGCGATATGAGCCCGGAGGACGCGCGCAGTATGTGCTGCCGCCTGCGCATTGATAATCGCCAGTTAGAATATCGTGGCGGCGGATTGTTTGGCAGCAATCCGATGACCGGTTCGGTTGGTGTAGTGACGATTAACTTGCCGCGCTTGGCTCTGAAATCAAAAGATGAAATAGAATTTCGTAAGGGTCTTGACTATCTAATGGAGAAGGCGAAGGAGTCGCTTGAAGTGAAGCGTAAAACGCTTGAAGTCCTGACCGACAAAAACCTTTATCCGTACACGAAGTTTTATTTGCGCGATATAAAAAAGCGTTTTGGTGTGTATTGGAAAAATCATTTTTCGACGATTGGGCTGATCGGCATGAACGAGGCGGCGCTGAATTTACTCGGTGCGGACATCGGTAGCGACACAGGCAGGGAGTTCGCAGAGCGCACACTTGACTATATGCGCAATCGTTTGGTTGAATTTCAGAAGGAGACGGGTAATAACTATAATTTGGAAGCGACGCCGGCTGAAGGTACGACGTACCGTTTAGCGCGAATTGACAAAGCGGACTTTCCAGAAACGGCGCATTTCGCGAACGGTATCGGTGCGGCGGTTGAGCATCCGTTCTATACTAACTCGACGCATTTACCGGTTAATTATACTGACGACCTGTTTGAACTACTTGATTTGCAGGATGAGTTGCAAACGAAGTACACAGGCGGCACGGTGATTCACTTCTTCTTGGGCGAGCGCATGGCAAATGCAAAAACGCTTAAAGGACTCGTGAAGAAGATTTGCGATAATTACCGTTTGCCGTATTTTACCTTTAGCCCGAGTTTCAGTATTTGCCGCAATCACGGATACTTGCTTGGCGAGCAGGCGCATTGTCCGAAGTGTAATGAGCCATGCGAAGTATATTCGCGCGTGGTTGGTTTCTTGCGCCCGGTCGAGCAATGGAATAAAGGCAAGCAGGCTGAGTTTGCGATGCGCGAACACTATGATAAGGTGGTTGAAGTAG
- a CDS encoding Sigma70 r4 domain-containing protein: MKMSTKTIASLMVVTAVASAMPGASQLGVPRQRRKSQFDKLLAVHDRKGELRAEILGISALTFRQMSRTRSFAQIVRECGIGSTRAFRLALFGRLRDELLRRGWSRAKIDAYMAARVVRAAA; the protein is encoded by the coding sequence ATGAAAATGTCCACCAAGACAATTGCATCACTAATGGTGGTGACGGCGGTTGCTTCTGCGATGCCTGGGGCAAGCCAGCTTGGCGTGCCGCGGCAGCGTCGCAAATCACAATTTGATAAATTACTAGCGGTTCATGATCGCAAAGGTGAATTACGCGCAGAGATTTTGGGGATTAGCGCGCTCACGTTTCGCCAGATGAGCCGCACGCGTTCATTTGCGCAGATCGTGCGCGAGTGCGGTATTGGATCGACGCGTGCGTTTCGCTTGGCATTATTCGGGCGATTACGCGATGAATTGTTGCGCCGCGGCTGGTCGCGAGCGAAAATTGACGCGTATATGGCGGCGCGCGTAGTCCGCGCGGCGGCGTAG
- a CDS encoding histidine--tRNA ligase: MSKITTPRLPSGFNEYLPAEQIEFNRLLGIIRTVYERYGFAPLDTPDIELSEVLLAKGGGETEKQIYRFERGKNDLSLRFDLTVPLARYVAQHQGELAFPFRRYQIGKVHRAERAQAGRFREFYQCDIDVIGSDSSVVDAEFPAIINEIFEQFDFGEFTIRINNRKVLNGFFEELGLSAAATDVLRIIDKIEKISRGDLVAELHDAGCSGEQVARLLEFITIQGENDEILHKLEMVGINNEQFQAGARELHEVLTALRAMHVPERRVKLDLTITRGLDYYTGTVYETSLNDHSEVGSVCSGGRYDNLTANYSKRSLPGVGISIGLSRLFYKLREAGIIKPAQQTLARVMVAPLSPVQLARALDAAHELRAVCPVITYVDDVAIGKKLKYADKLGVRYAVLIGEDEAAAGDVTLKDMQTGENRRMPVRNVCDLLQA; this comes from the coding sequence ATGAGTAAGATTACGACGCCGCGTTTGCCGAGCGGGTTTAATGAATATTTGCCGGCGGAACAGATTGAGTTTAACCGATTGCTGGGGATTATCCGCACGGTGTATGAGCGCTATGGTTTCGCGCCGCTTGATACGCCAGACATCGAACTGAGCGAGGTGTTGCTCGCCAAAGGCGGCGGCGAGACCGAAAAGCAGATTTATCGGTTTGAACGCGGTAAAAACGATTTAAGCCTGCGATTTGATTTAACGGTACCGCTTGCGCGCTATGTTGCGCAGCATCAAGGCGAGCTGGCGTTTCCGTTTCGACGCTATCAGATTGGCAAAGTGCACCGCGCGGAGCGGGCGCAGGCGGGGCGATTCCGCGAGTTTTATCAGTGCGATATTGATGTAATCGGCAGCGATAGTTCGGTGGTAGATGCGGAATTTCCGGCGATCATCAATGAGATTTTCGAGCAGTTTGATTTTGGCGAGTTTACGATCCGTATCAATAACCGTAAAGTGCTAAATGGATTTTTTGAGGAACTTGGCTTGAGTGCGGCGGCGACTGACGTGCTGCGGATTATCGACAAAATTGAAAAAATCAGCCGCGGCGATTTGGTGGCTGAGTTGCACGATGCTGGTTGCAGCGGCGAGCAAGTTGCGCGCTTGTTAGAGTTTATTACGATTCAGGGCGAGAATGACGAAATTCTGCACAAACTTGAAATGGTTGGCATCAATAACGAACAATTCCAGGCGGGCGCGCGTGAATTGCATGAGGTGCTGACAGCGCTGCGTGCAATGCATGTGCCGGAGCGCCGCGTGAAGCTTGATTTGACAATTACGCGCGGTTTGGACTATTACACCGGTACGGTGTACGAAACGAGTTTGAACGACCACTCAGAGGTCGGCAGCGTGTGTTCGGGCGGGCGGTATGATAATCTGACGGCGAATTATTCCAAGCGGTCGTTGCCGGGCGTGGGGATCTCGATCGGCCTGTCGCGGTTGTTCTATAAATTGCGCGAAGCGGGGATTATTAAGCCGGCGCAGCAAACGCTTGCACGCGTGATGGTGGCGCCGCTTAGTCCCGTACAGTTGGCGCGCGCGCTTGATGCGGCGCATGAACTGCGCGCGGTGTGTCCGGTGATAACGTACGTTGATGATGTCGCAATCGGTAAAAAGTTGAAATATGCCGATAAACTTGGCGTTCGCTACGCAGTGCTGATCGGCGAAGATGAAGCAGCGGCGGGCGACGTAACGCTAAAAGATATGCAGACGGGCGAGAATCGCCGCATGCCGGTGCGCAATGTTTGCGATCTGCTGCAAGCGTAA
- a CDS encoding DUF805 domain-containing protein, producing the protein MKQFIASIFPKEFFTTRANYAAFGLAWWTVAVLVLQLFAFEKFPGAFGGLPSDVQTWLAVAIVAVELMSLPFLLSMDLPRAVRRFSGVLAVVAPTLWFVASMYALLSGESIALFGALVSRLPSSVYAVLSVVWLSILAVCSRGLVFNRNRK; encoded by the coding sequence ATGAAACAGTTTATAGCTAGTATTTTTCCAAAAGAATTTTTTACAACACGGGCGAATTATGCCGCGTTTGGTTTGGCGTGGTGGACGGTCGCGGTACTTGTACTGCAATTGTTTGCGTTTGAAAAGTTTCCCGGCGCATTTGGCGGCTTGCCGAGCGATGTACAAACCTGGCTCGCGGTCGCAATCGTCGCTGTCGAGCTGATGTCGCTGCCTTTTTTGCTGTCGATGGATTTGCCGCGTGCTGTTCGGCGGTTCTCTGGCGTGCTGGCGGTGGTTGCGCCTACATTATGGTTTGTCGCTAGCATGTATGCATTGCTCTCTGGGGAGTCGATTGCCTTGTTTGGTGCGCTTGTTTCGCGACTGCCGTCTAGTGTTTATGCCGTGCTAAGTGTCGTATGGTTGAGTATTCTGGCGGTTTGTTCGCGCGGGCTAGTCTTCAATAGAAATAGAAAGTAG
- the trmD gene encoding tRNA (guanosine(37)-N1)-methyltransferase TrmD has product MRKFQIVTLFPEMFTGVFGNSMMWKAQKDGYVELSTINLREFGLGPRRTVDDTPYGGGDGMLLMVEPLWRAVEQAKENDPTAKVVIMTPRGMRWKQALAQEYSEQDHGYIFICGRYEGYDERIMALVDQELSVGDYVLTGGELPAMTIIDSIVRLIPGVLGGENSAAIESFSDGETLEFPQYTRPEEWRGMKVPEVLLSGHHDNIATWRAVHSRKAD; this is encoded by the coding sequence ATGAGAAAATTCCAAATCGTCACCTTATTCCCTGAGATGTTTACCGGTGTCTTTGGCAACTCTATGATGTGGAAAGCGCAAAAGGACGGTTATGTTGAGCTATCGACGATTAATTTGCGCGAGTTTGGACTTGGTCCGCGTCGAACGGTTGACGATACGCCGTATGGCGGCGGCGATGGTATGCTTCTGATGGTCGAGCCGTTATGGCGGGCGGTTGAGCAGGCGAAAGAAAACGATCCAACTGCAAAAGTTGTCATCATGACGCCGCGTGGTATGCGTTGGAAGCAGGCGCTTGCGCAAGAATATAGCGAGCAAGATCACGGGTACATCTTTATCTGCGGACGGTACGAAGGATATGATGAACGGATTATGGCGCTTGTCGATCAAGAGCTGAGCGTCGGCGATTATGTGTTAACAGGCGGTGAGCTGCCGGCGATGACGATTATCGATAGCATTGTGAGACTTATTCCGGGCGTACTTGGCGGCGAAAACAGCGCGGCAATTGAAAGCTTCAGTGATGGCGAAACGCTTGAGTTTCCGCAGTACACGCGCCCCGAAGAATGGCGCGGCATGAAAGTTCCCGAGGTGTTGCTGAGCGGTCATCATGATAATATCGCTACGTGGCGTGCAGTACATAGCCGCAAGGCAGACTAG
- a CDS encoding UPF0109 protein, which yields MSTIDQQFVEYIVKSLVEHPDDVSVDRIVDEKGVLLTLTVNPGDLGRVIGRRGGTAQSLRTLLRALGTKNSARYNLKIVNNDNPDEAVANVSSEEPVDSATTDTVENSADEPSKFAKKSREELAELDDLDI from the coding sequence ATGTCGACAATAGACCAGCAATTTGTAGAATATATCGTAAAATCTTTGGTGGAACACCCAGACGATGTATCGGTTGACCGTATCGTTGATGAGAAGGGCGTGCTATTGACGCTGACGGTTAATCCTGGAGATTTAGGCCGTGTAATTGGTCGTCGCGGCGGTACAGCGCAAAGCTTGCGGACACTACTGCGGGCGCTCGGAACGAAGAATAGCGCGCGCTACAACCTGAAAATTGTCAACAACGACAACCCGGACGAAGCAGTAGCAAATGTATCAAGCGAAGAACCTGTGGACAGTGCAACTACTGATACTGTGGAAAACAGTGCTGATGAACCAAGTAAATTCGCAAAAAAGTCACGCGAAGAGCTTGCGGAACTAGACGACCTTGATATATAA
- the rpsP gene encoding 30S ribosomal protein S16 — protein sequence MLAIRLQRLGRKAYPVYRLAVQEAQRHPSSGRVVAYVGSYNPHTKDSNINVELAQKYLDNGAQPTPRVVKLLKSAGVKLPGWVKEFEGNKTKAVKNAEKLRKNQPKEDAAEESEAAEA from the coding sequence ATGCTCGCAATTCGTTTGCAACGCCTCGGCCGCAAAGCTTATCCGGTATACCGGCTGGCGGTACAAGAAGCTCAGCGCCATCCGTCAAGCGGCCGCGTGGTCGCGTATGTCGGCAGCTACAATCCGCACACTAAAGATTCAAATATTAATGTTGAATTGGCGCAAAAATATTTGGATAATGGCGCACAGCCGACGCCGCGTGTTGTTAAGTTGCTCAAAAGTGCTGGCGTGAAGTTGCCGGGTTGGGTAAAAGAGTTTGAGGGCAACAAAACGAAAGCGGTGAAAAACGCCGAGAAGTTGCGTAAGAATCAGCCAAAAGAAGACGCTGCAGAAGAGTCCGAGGCCGCCGAAGCCTAA
- the rnc gene encoding ribonuclease III, whose product MSGMPTGPYQDWAKQKLGFEYSDIQLLITALTHRSYVNEHRKSVSEHNERLEFLGDAVLELVVTDYLFQHYSEPEGILTSWRAALVNTISNAESGRELGYEPLVRMSKGEKHGSDRARRQILANAYEAVIGSIYLERGYDDAAAFIQKYTIVKLDKILAEGSWRDPKSHLQEISQQVDSATPVYKVLSEEGPDHDKVFTLGAYVNDTLMGKGIGSSKQSAQQEAAKAALEAYAKQKSAKSD is encoded by the coding sequence ATGTCAGGCATGCCGACAGGACCATATCAGGACTGGGCGAAGCAGAAATTGGGATTTGAATATAGCGATATTCAACTTCTGATTACTGCTTTGACGCATCGCAGCTATGTAAACGAGCACCGTAAATCGGTAAGCGAGCACAATGAGCGGCTTGAGTTCTTGGGTGATGCAGTACTTGAACTGGTCGTGACCGATTATCTGTTTCAGCACTATAGCGAACCGGAGGGAATTCTGACAAGCTGGCGTGCGGCATTAGTGAATACGATTAGCAATGCAGAATCTGGAAGAGAGTTGGGGTATGAGCCATTGGTGCGTATGAGTAAAGGTGAGAAACATGGTTCAGATCGAGCGCGGCGTCAGATTCTAGCAAATGCGTACGAAGCAGTGATAGGCTCAATCTATTTAGAGCGCGGCTACGATGACGCAGCGGCGTTTATACAGAAGTATACGATCGTGAAGCTTGATAAAATCCTTGCCGAGGGTTCATGGCGCGACCCAAAAAGCCATTTACAAGAAATTAGCCAGCAGGTTGATAGCGCAACGCCGGTTTACAAGGTTCTCTCTGAGGAGGGGCCAGACCACGATAAAGTATTCACGCTCGGCGCATATGTCAACGATACGCTGATGGGCAAAGGGATTGGGTCAAGCAAACAGTCGGCGCAGCAAGAAGCGGCAAAAGCAGCGCTTGAAGCCTATGCGAAGCAAAAAAGCGCTAAGTCAGATTGA
- a CDS encoding NUDIX domain-containing protein, which translates to MTKPPKKQQSKNRFDHIRKYLTRSRSASIQEIVREPTSGGVIFRHGVNGLEILLIQDAKDRWTIPKGHIEEGETAVQTARREIGEEAGLHDVDMLGWLGKIHFRYRRIDKLVLMTTQIYLVRVRTSGDEIQKEDWMKGIKWFPFNEALDLIEYEDIAKLMLKAKTRIREEKL; encoded by the coding sequence ATGACGAAACCGCCAAAGAAACAACAAAGCAAAAATAGATTTGATCACATCCGCAAGTACTTGACGCGTTCGCGTTCGGCATCGATTCAAGAAATTGTACGCGAGCCGACAAGTGGCGGCGTGATCTTTCGCCATGGCGTAAATGGGCTGGAAATCTTATTGATTCAAGACGCCAAAGATCGTTGGACGATCCCGAAAGGGCATATTGAAGAGGGTGAGACTGCAGTGCAAACAGCGCGCCGCGAAATTGGCGAAGAGGCAGGATTGCATGATGTTGATATGCTCGGATGGCTCGGTAAAATTCATTTTCGGTACCGCCGGATTGATAAGCTCGTACTGATGACAACGCAAATCTATCTAGTGCGCGTCCGTACGAGCGGCGATGAAATTCAGAAAGAGGATTGGATGAAAGGTATTAAGTGGTTTCCATTCAATGAAGCTCTCGACTTAATTGAATATGAAGATATTGCAAAACTAATGTTAAAGGCAAAAACACGTATACGAGAGGAGAAGTTATAA
- the nusB gene encoding Antitermination factor NusB: MASNRHLGRIVALQALYEYEVRTQAGDTSDTLEAIVARDIVRYESAIDDVTFVKELADGVVDKQAELDAALQPIAPDWPISQIARVDRTVLRIGLYELLYRSDVVPPKVAINEAVELAKAFGSDNSSRFVNGVLGTAYRTLVKGASDNDETAKETTKQK, encoded by the coding sequence ATGGCATCAAACCGGCATCTGGGTAGAATTGTCGCATTGCAGGCACTGTATGAATATGAAGTCCGCACGCAAGCGGGCGACACATCGGATACGCTTGAGGCTATTGTTGCGCGCGATATTGTTCGGTACGAATCAGCGATTGACGACGTTACGTTTGTAAAAGAGCTTGCAGATGGTGTCGTCGATAAGCAGGCGGAGCTTGACGCGGCGCTGCAGCCGATTGCGCCAGATTGGCCGATTTCGCAGATAGCGCGTGTTGACCGCACGGTGCTGCGAATCGGCCTGTACGAATTACTATACCGCAGCGATGTCGTGCCGCCAAAAGTAGCAATCAACGAAGCGGTTGAGCTTGCGAAAGCGTTTGGTTCCGATAATTCAAGCCGGTTTGTGAACGGTGTGCTTGGTACGGCATACCGCACGCTGGTAAAGGGGGCATCGGATAATGACGAAACCGCCAAAGAAACAACAAAGCAAAAATAG
- a CDS encoding UDP-N-acetylmuramoyl-tripeptide--D-alanyl-D- alanine ligase: protein MFKKYVLKKMKRYVIDYFAYHPEIKLIVIAGSVGKTSTKRALGDLLVQRYRVRMHEGNHNSEVSVPLAILGIALPTKLKNPFSWFGVFRAARRRIRQPTDVDVIVQELGVDHPGDMAAFGEYLRPDIALVTAVTPEHMEFFGTIEAVAQEELSVLSFSKVGLINRDDIDGRFADLINNPNFSTYGTSGSAEFRFEPQRFDADVGYSGTIIASEYGSFPATIKVAGEHSLRPIMGAVAAAIMFGFAPEEVVRGLSMIKPVPGRMNILHGIGGVTVIDDTYNSSPAAAAAALQTLYSFDDAAERIVVLGDMRELGASSQMEHEKLGSMCDPNLLAWVVTVGPESEHYIAPAARRRGCQVHIARNAIEAGEFVRSVTQGNAIVLVKGSQDTIYLEECVKVLCNMTEDVKLVRQDAQWMAKKEAFFQQFK, encoded by the coding sequence ATGTTCAAAAAATATGTCCTGAAGAAAATGAAGCGATACGTCATTGACTATTTTGCGTATCACCCCGAAATCAAACTCATTGTTATTGCCGGCAGTGTTGGCAAGACAAGTACGAAGCGTGCACTTGGCGATCTGCTCGTACAGCGCTACCGCGTGCGCATGCATGAAGGCAATCATAACTCTGAAGTGTCGGTACCGCTCGCGATTCTCGGTATTGCTTTGCCAACGAAGTTAAAAAATCCGTTTTCGTGGTTCGGCGTATTTCGTGCGGCGCGGCGGCGGATTCGGCAGCCAACTGATGTTGATGTTATCGTCCAAGAACTTGGCGTTGATCATCCGGGCGATATGGCAGCGTTTGGCGAATACTTACGTCCGGATATTGCGCTTGTGACTGCGGTGACGCCAGAGCACATGGAGTTCTTTGGCACGATTGAGGCAGTGGCGCAAGAAGAATTGTCGGTGTTGTCGTTTTCGAAAGTCGGACTCATCAACCGCGATGATATCGACGGGCGGTTTGCGGATCTCATTAACAATCCAAATTTCAGTACGTACGGTACGTCTGGCAGCGCTGAGTTTCGGTTTGAGCCGCAGCGATTTGATGCTGATGTCGGCTATAGTGGTACGATTATCGCGTCGGAGTACGGTTCGTTTCCGGCGACGATCAAAGTTGCGGGCGAGCACAGCCTGCGTCCGATTATGGGCGCGGTTGCTGCTGCAATTATGTTTGGGTTTGCGCCTGAAGAAGTTGTGCGCGGCTTGAGTATGATCAAGCCTGTGCCGGGGCGCATGAATATTCTGCACGGGATCGGCGGTGTTACGGTGATTGATGATACGTATAATTCAAGTCCAGCCGCTGCCGCTGCCGCGCTCCAAACGCTCTATTCGTTTGACGATGCTGCCGAACGCATTGTTGTGCTCGGCGATATGCGCGAACTTGGCGCAAGCAGCCAAATGGAGCACGAAAAGCTCGGCTCAATGTGCGATCCGAATTTACTTGCCTGGGTAGTTACCGTTGGTCCGGAGTCTGAACATTATATTGCTCCTGCGGCGCGGCGGCGCGGTTGCCAGGTTCATATTGCGCGGAATGCGATTGAAGCAGGCGAGTTCGTGCGTTCGGTGACGCAGGGAAATGCGATTGTGCTCGTGAAGGGGTCGCAGGACACGATTTATCTGGAAGAATGCGTGAAAGTATTGTGTAATATGACAGAAGATGTTAAACTTGTCCGCCAAGATGCGCAGTGGATGGCGAAAAAAGAAGCGTTTTTCCAGCAATTTAAGTAA
- a CDS encoding ABC transporter ATP-binding protein, translated as MNQPIISAKHIKKSYGQTHALRGVSLDVLPGEVLAIMGPSGSGKSTLLHSLAAIISVDSGEIMLDRKRIDKLSDDKRSKLRRTCFGFVFQFGQLVPELTVHDNVALPLLLNGVDRKEAYRRANTWIDKVGLNGKEESLPGELSGGQAQRAAIARAMVIEPKVLFADEPTGSLDSLNSEKVMELFIKTAKDNGTTVIMVTHEPTIAAYADREIIVRDGQIAGGRK; from the coding sequence ATGAATCAACCAATAATTAGCGCTAAACACATCAAAAAGTCGTATGGGCAAACCCACGCATTGCGCGGCGTATCGCTTGACGTGCTTCCAGGTGAAGTACTGGCAATTATGGGTCCGAGCGGCTCTGGTAAGTCGACGTTACTTCATAGCTTGGCGGCAATCATCAGTGTGGATAGCGGTGAAATTATGCTTGATAGAAAACGCATTGATAAACTAAGTGACGATAAGCGCTCTAAATTGCGCCGTACGTGCTTTGGGTTTGTATTTCAGTTCGGACAGCTTGTGCCGGAACTGACAGTTCATGATAACGTGGCGTTGCCGCTGTTGCTGAACGGCGTTGACCGTAAAGAGGCGTATCGGCGTGCTAATACGTGGATTGATAAGGTTGGATTGAATGGTAAAGAGGAGAGTTTGCCGGGCGAATTGTCGGGCGGGCAAGCGCAACGGGCGGCGATTGCGCGGGCGATGGTGATTGAGCCGAAAGTATTGTTTGCTGATGAGCCAACTGGTTCGCTTGATTCGCTCAATTCCGAGAAGGTGATGGAGTTGTTTATCAAAACCGCGAAAGATAATGGCACGACGGTCATTATGGTGACGCATGAGCCGACGATTGCCGCCTATGCCGATCGCGAGATTATTGTTCGCGACGGGCAAATTGCTGGAGGGCGAAAATGA
- a CDS encoding PadR family transcriptional regulator, protein MNAQYVLLGFLTEGSNYGYELKKRYDGYFGKDKPILAGQVYSTLARLKRDNKVEEIADTSESGGPDRVRYAITEQGKNDLQSWLESPEAPSPQLQATMYVKTVLAILKDGDAAPYLDNQRKAHVQRMRELTNRRRNSDLSDMLLIDYALYHLEADLRWIELTISRLMKLKEEILHESTNN, encoded by the coding sequence ATGAATGCACAATATGTATTGCTCGGATTTTTGACAGAAGGGTCAAATTACGGGTATGAGTTAAAGAAGAGATACGATGGGTATTTTGGCAAGGACAAGCCAATTCTGGCAGGTCAAGTTTATTCGACACTCGCGCGGCTGAAGCGCGATAATAAGGTAGAAGAAATTGCAGACACGAGCGAATCGGGCGGTCCGGACAGGGTTCGCTACGCTATCACCGAACAAGGTAAAAATGATTTGCAATCCTGGCTAGAATCACCTGAAGCACCGTCGCCGCAGCTGCAGGCGACAATGTACGTCAAAACAGTGTTAGCGATCCTGAAAGACGGCGATGCTGCTCCATACCTTGACAACCAGCGCAAAGCTCATGTCCAGCGAATGCGGGAGTTGACGAACCGACGCCGCAACAGTGATTTATCAGACATGCTGTTGATTGATTACGCGCTGTATCATCTAGAAGCAGATCTGCGCTGGATTGAATTGACGATTTCGCGCTTAATGAAATTAAAGGAGGAAATATTACATGAATCAACCAATAATTAG